The nucleotide window GGACCTCTGCGCCCGCCTCACCGTGCTGCTGGATCTGGGGTTGGGCTACTTGGCCCTGGAGCGCAGCACACCCACATTGTCGCCGGGCGAGCTGCAGCGCTTACGTTTGGCTACCCAGCTGTATTCCAATCTGTTTGGGGTGGTGTATGTGCTTGATGAGCCCTCGGCCGGCCTGCACCCTTCCGACACGGAGGCCCTGCTCCAAGCCCTGCGCAGCCTGAAAAAAGCCGGCAACTCCCTGTTTGTGGTGGAGCACAACCTGGACGTGGTGCGGCAGGCCGACTGGCTCGTGGACGTAGGGCCCGCCGCCGGGGAGCAGGGTGGGGAAATACTGTACAGTGGTGCCCCGGCTGGTTTGGCCGACGTGGAAGCGTCCCAGACCAAGCGGTTTCTATTCAACGAAGCCGCTGCCGAAGCCCGCACCCCGCGCACCCCCAGCGGCTGGCTCAAGCTGCAGGGCGTCACGCGCAACAACCTGAGTAACCTCGCCGTGGAGTTTCCGCTGGGCGTGTTTACCACCGTTACGGGCGTGTCGGGCTCGGGTAAATCGAGTCTGGTAAGCCAGGTGCTGGTGGAGCTAGTAGCCGAAAGCCTGGGCCAAACGGTGGAAGCCGAGGAAGAGGAAACCGACCCGCTGGAGCAAACTGTTCCCGTGGCTACCGGCGGCCGAATCGTGAGTGGCCTGGAGCAGATCAAGCGGCTGGTGCGCGTGGATCAGAAACCCATTGGCCGCACGCCCCGCTCCAACATGGCTACTTATACCGGCCTGTTTGACCACGTCCGCAAGCTGTTTGCCGCCACGCCGGCGGCCAAGAAGCGGCGCTACGACGCCGGCCGGTTTTCCTTCAACGTGGCCAAGGGCCGCTGCGAAAACTGCCAGGGCGAAGGATTCGTGATGGTCGAGCTGCTGTTTTTGCCCAGCGTGTACGCGCCCTGCCCGGTGTGCCACGGGGCCCGCTACAACGCCAAAACCCTGGAAATAACCTACCGCGACAAGAACATTGCCGAGGTGCTGGGTCTGACCGTAGACGACGCCTGGGCCTTTTTCGCCGACGAGCCCACCATTCACCGGGCCCTGACGGTGCTGCGGGAAGTGGGCTTGGGCTACCTGCGCCTGGGGCAGCCCGCCACGGAGCTGAGCGGGGGCGAGGCCCAGCGCATCAAGCTGGCTACCGAGCTGCAGCGGGCCCAGCGCGGCAACTCGCTCTACATCCTCGACGAGCCCACCACTGGCCTGCACCCCTCCGACGTGGAAAAGCTGCTCACCCAGCTCGACGGCCTGGTGGAAGCCG belongs to Hymenobacter cellulosilyticus and includes:
- the uvrA gene encoding excinuclease ABC subunit UvrA translates to MATPNPASSPNFTGFVRVRGAREHNLKNVDVDIPRDALVVFTGVSGSGKSSLAFGTLYAEAQRRYLESVSPYARRLFHQMAVPEVDSIDGLPPAVALQQQRGTPTTRSSVGSVTTLSNLLRMLYSRAGDYPAGQSIVYAEGFSPNTPEGACPQCHGLGRIYEVTEQTMVPDPTLTIRERAIAAWPQAWGGQNQRDILVTLGYDVDTPWQDLPQKDRNWILFTEEQPVVPVYPGYSPAETQRALKRKEPPNYMGTFTGVKRHVLHTFATTQSPLMKKRALQYMLSTECPTCQGKRLRPESLAVKFAGLDIADMARLPLKRVAGLLKPYADGTAAGRKKHDAAHPEQTIVAQRIAEDLCARLTVLLDLGLGYLALERSTPTLSPGELQRLRLATQLYSNLFGVVYVLDEPSAGLHPSDTEALLQALRSLKKAGNSLFVVEHNLDVVRQADWLVDVGPAAGEQGGEILYSGAPAGLADVEASQTKRFLFNEAAAEARTPRTPSGWLKLQGVTRNNLSNLAVEFPLGVFTTVTGVSGSGKSSLVSQVLVELVAESLGQTVEAEEEETDPLEQTVPVATGGRIVSGLEQIKRLVRVDQKPIGRTPRSNMATYTGLFDHVRKLFAATPAAKKRRYDAGRFSFNVAKGRCENCQGEGFVMVELLFLPSVYAPCPVCHGARYNAKTLEITYRDKNIAEVLGLTVDDAWAFFADEPTIHRALTVLREVGLGYLRLGQPATELSGGEAQRIKLATELQRAQRGNSLYILDEPTTGLHPSDVEKLLTQLDGLVEAGNTVIVVEHDMRVVAGSDWVMDVGPGAGDEGGQVVVAGPPAEVAKVKGSRTAPYLRRFLVG